In Notolabrus celidotus isolate fNotCel1 chromosome 8, fNotCel1.pri, whole genome shotgun sequence, a genomic segment contains:
- the LOC117817628 gene encoding protocadherin alpha-3-like, giving the protein MARRRCSSWLERLFLLIITLDLTSNVASAQLRYSIAEELTAGAVVGNIAKDLGLDNTALNVRGFRIVSGSTEPLFELNNHGILHVHRKIDREEVCERTSSCIINIKTVLENPLEVHYVAIEVLDVNDHSPTFPENETHLQISESALPGARFQLQGASDPDSETFSIQHYRLSANEHFRLEVKDRGEDGKIPLLYLHKLLDKETARSHRLMLTAVDGGKPAKSGTMAIIVNVLDVNDNMPVFTKESYSAVLRENEPVGTTIMQVNATDLDDGLNGEVVYSFGDNVNNRLRKLFDVDPKTGEIFVKGMIDFEAKDRYEIDIKASDKGIVPLETEKSVIITIVDLNDNVPEIEVTSFSKAIPEDSKPGTTVALISVHDKDSGVNGKVICFISEDVSFTLTPSLQDNMYSIVTKSLLDREQQSQYDVTIIAKDGGEQPLSSQRTISVTVSDVNDNSPQFSLSPYTFYVVENNVAGASLFSVSAHDGDEGDNALISYNIVRNGDEHKTMTSFLNINSENGHITGLKSFDFETVKTFKFQVVATDSGTPSLSSNVTVNVFILDQNDNAPVILYPVSSNGSAEGVEEIPRNVNAGHLVTKVRAYDADIGYNGWLLFSLQEVTEHNLFALDRYTGQIRTLRSFTETDEAEQKLIILVKDNGNVSLSATANVIVKVVEPKEAFAASDVKSATKDDEESNVTFYLMITLASVSALFIISIIVLIAMQCSKSTDYTSKYLQETNYDGTLCHSIQYRSGDKRYMLVGPRMSIGSTIVPGSHANTLVLPDRRRASTEVRLKHVVKGGLLHRCLIYFVV; this is encoded by the coding sequence ATGGCACGACGAAGATGCAGCTCGTGGTTGGAACGCCTGTTCCTCCTCATTATTACCTTGGATCTTACTTCTAATGTTGCTTCGGCGCAGCTTCGATATTCTATCGCTGAAGAGCTGACGGCGGGTGCTGTTGTTGGAAACATCGCTAAAGATTTAGGGCTGGATAACACTGCTTTGAATGTCAGAGGTTTTCGCATAGTCTCTGGATCTACGGAACCTTTGTTTGAACTCAACAATCATGGCATCTTGCACGTTCACCGAAAAATtgacagagaggaggtgtgcGAACGGACCAGCAGCTGCATTATTAACATAAAGACTGTACTGGAGAACCCGTTAGAGGTGCATTACGTCGCTATTGAGGTTTTGGATGTAAACGATCACTCCCCCACCTTTCCCGAAAATGAGACGCATTTACAGATCTCAGAATCTGCTCTGCCAGGGGCGCGTTTTCAGCTTCAAGGTGCCAGTGATCCAGATAGTGAGACGTTTTCAATTCAACACTATAGACTAAGTGCAAATGAACACTTTCGTCTGGAGGTTAAAGACAGAGGGGAGGATGGAAAAATACCTCTTTTGTATTTGCATAAACTGCTGGACAAAGAAACTGCTAGAAGTCACAGATTAATGTTGACAGCAGTTGATGGAGGAAAACCAGCAAAATCAGGAACCATGGCAATTATCGTTAATGTTTTGGATGTCAATGACAACATGCCAGTATTCACAAAAGAATCATATTCAGCGGTGCTTAGAGAAAACGAGCCTGTTGGCACAACTATCATGCAAGTGAATGCAACTGATTTAGATGATGGTTTAAATGGGGAGGTGGTTTATTCATTTGGCgataatgttaataatagatTACGCAAACTTTTTGATGTTGACCCCAAAACAGGTGAAATTTTTGTAAAGGGTATGATAGACTTTGAAGCAAAAGACAGGTATGAAATAGATATTAAAGCGTCTGATAAAGGGATAGTACCCCTGGAAACAGAAAAGAGCGTCATCATAACTATTGTGGACTTAAATGATAATGTACCTGAGATTGAAGTGACATCTTTTTCCAAAGCTATACCTGAGGACTCTAAACCTGGAACGACTGTAGCTTTGATAAGTGTGCATGATAAGGATTCAGGTGTAAATGGAAAGGTGATCTGTTTTATAAGTGAGGATGTATCTTTTACATTAACACCGTCATTACAAGACAATATGTACTCTATAGTCACCAAATCTCTGCTGGATAGAGAGCAGCAGTCTCAGTATGATGTGACTATAATTGCTAAAGATGGTGGTGAGCAACCTCTGTCATCTCAGAGGACAATTAGTGTGACTGTATCAGATGTGAATGACAACAGTCCACAGTTTTCACTCAGTCCTTACACTTTTTATGTTGTTGAGAACAATGTAGCAGGAGCCTCTCTGTTTTCAGTCAGTGCTCATGACGGTGATGAGGGTGATAATGCTCTCATTTCATATAATATTGTGAGAAATGGGGATGAGCACAAAACAATGACCTCATTCCTGAACATTAACTCTGAGAATGGACACATTACAGGGTTAAAAAGTTTCGActttgaaacagtgaaaacattcaAGTTCCAAGTTGTGGCCACAGATTCTGGAACTCCGTCCCTGAGCAGCAACGTCACAGTGAACGTGTTCATTCTGGATCAGAACGACAACGCTCCAGTCATCCTGTATCCAGTCAGCTCCAATGGCTCTGCTGAAGGTGTGGAGGAGATTCCCCGCAATGTGAACGCAGGACACTTGGTGACTAAAGTCAGAGCCTATGACGCTGATATAGGATATAACGGCTGGTTGCTCTTCTCGCTGCAGGAAGTCACTGAGCACAATCTCTTTGCTTTGGACCGCTACACAGGACAGATCAGAACACTTCGCTcattcacagagacagacgAGGCTGAGCAGAAACTCATCATACTGGTCAAAGACAATGGCAACGTGTCCCTCTCTGCTACAGCTAATGTCATTGTCAAAGTTGTGGAGCCCAAAGAAGCGTTTGCTGCTTCTGATGTGAAAAGTGCCACAAAGGATGATGAGGAGAGTAATGTCACTTTTTATCTCATGATCACTTTGGCCTCAGTCTCAGCTcttttcatcatcagcatcatcgtGCTGATTGCAATGCAGTGCTCCAAATCCACAGACTATACTTCCAAATATCTACAAGAGACTAACTATGACGGCACACTGTGTCACAGCATCCAGTACAGATCTGGAGACAAACGCTACATGTTAGTGGGACCCAGAATGAGCATAGGATCCACAATAGTCCCGGGCAGCCATGCCAACACACTAGTGCTCCCTGACAGGAGGAGGGCATCCACAGAGGTAAGGCTTAAACATGTAGTGAAGGGTGGTTTACTGCACAGatgtttgatatattttgtGGTTTGA
- the LOC117817629 gene encoding protocadherin alpha-8-like, which yields MEQRRYGGRGARGYFLGCVVVMLLWSVASAQIQYSISEEVNEGTVVGNIAKDLGLDKSTLKDRKYRIVSSGAESLFHVNQNDGILYVSRKIDREEVCAQASTCSINLKTVLENPLEVHNVKVEVQDINDHSPTFLEQEKRLEISESVLPGARFQLKPSRDLDSGHLSVQHYKLSQNEHFRLEIRDKGEDGKIPILVLQKSLDRETSGSHSLLLTALDGGKPPKTGNMNILVKVLDVNDNTPIFSKDVYSVTLLENVQVGNTVIKVNATDLDEGQNGEVVYSFGNSVSNKLFQLFDINSSTGEITVKGLIDYEQKDKYEIEIEASDKGLAPLTTEKSVIIKIVDINDNAPEIEVTSFSSSIPEDSRPGTTVALISINDLDSGLNGKIICSINEDVPFTLSPSLQDKMYSLVTKSPLDREKQSHYDLTITAKDAGHPPLSSEKTISVVLSDVNDNRPQFSLSPYTFYVTEANEPGTSVFSVKAFDRDENDNALISYHILRNGGEENKLASFLNINTETGDILALKSFDFETVKTFQFQVVASDSGTPSLSSNVTVNVFILDQNDNAPVILYPVSSNGSAEGVEEIPRNVNAGHLVTKVRAYDADIGYNGWLLFSLQEVTEHNLFSLDRYTGQIRTLRSFTETDEAEQKLIILVKDNGNVSLSATATVIVKVVEPKEAFAASDVKSAAKDEEESNVTFYLMITLASVSALFIISIIVLIAMQCSKSTDYTSKYLQETNYDGTLCHSIQYRSGDKRYMLVGPRMSIGSTIVPGSHANTLVLPDRRRASTEVRLKHVVKGGLLHRLI from the coding sequence ATGGAACAAAGAAGATACGGCGGACGAGGGGCGCGAGGATATTTTCTCGGCTGCGTGGTTGTTATGCTTTTGTGGAGTGTGGCCTCAGCACAAATACAATATTCAATCTCTGAGGAAGTTAACGAAGGAACTGTGGTTGGCAATATAGCGAAGGATCTGGGACTAGACAAAAGCACATTGAAAGACAGGAAATATCGGATTGTTTCTAGTGGTGCAGAGTCTCTGTTCCACGTGAACCAAAATGATGGTATCCTGTACGTGAGCCGAAAGATTGACAGAGAAGAGGTGTGCGCGCAGGCGAGTACGTGTTCAATAAATCTGAAAACCGTTCTCGAAAACCCACTCGAGGTGCACAATGTGAAAGTAGAGGTGCAAGATATAAATGACCATTCTCCCACTTTTCTAGAACAAGAAAAACGCTTGGAAATATCTGAGTCGGTTTTGCCCGGAGCAAGATTTCAGCTAAAACCTTCACGGGATTTAGACAGTGGCCATTTGTCGGTGCAACATTACAAACTCAGCCAAAACGAGCACTTCCGTTTGGAAATAAGAGATAAAGGAGAAGATGGCAAAATACCTATCTTGGTTTTGCAAAAATCTTTAGATAGGGAGACATCGGGAAGTCACTCGTTGCTACTGACGGCGCTTGATGGGGGGAAGCCTCCGAAAACCGGTAATATGAATATCCTTGTAAAAGTTTTGGATGTAAATGATAACACACCCATTTTTTCGAAGGATGTTTACTCTGTTACACTACTGGAAAATGTTCAAGTAGgaaacacagttataaaagtCAATGCCACCGATTTAGATGAAGGACAGAACGGGGAAGTAGTTTACTCATTTGGTAACAGTGTAAGTAATAAGTTATTTCAGCTTTTTGATATAAATTCATCAACAGGTGAAATAACTGTCAAAGGTTTAATCGATTATGAGCAAAAGGACAAGTACGAAATTGAAATTGAGGCATCAGATAAAGGTCTCGCTCCTCTCACTACAGAGAAAAGCGTCATTATTAAGATAGTTGACATTAATGATAATGCACCTGAGATTGAAGTTACCTCATTTTCAAGCTCCATCCCCGAAGACTCCAGACCTGGAACTACAGTTGCTCTTATTAGTATCAATGACCTGGACTCTGGTCTTAATGGAAAAATTATTTGTTCCATAAATGAAGATGTTCCTTTCACTTTATCACCATCCTTACAagataaaatgtattcattagTCACCAAATCTCCCCTGGACAGAGAGAAACAATCACACTATGACCTGACAATAACTGCTAAAGACGCTGGTCATCCTCCATTATCTTCTGAAAAGACCATAAGCGTCGTGCTGTCAGATGTGAATGACAACCGTCCACAGTTTTCACTCAGTCCTTATACTTTCTATGTGACTGAAGCCAACGAGCCAGGtacctctgtgttttcagtgaaaGCTTTTGATCGGGATGAAAATGACAACGCGCTTATTTCATATCATATTCTCAGaaatggaggagaagaaaataagTTGGCATCTTTCCTGAACATAAACACTGAAACTGGAGATATTTTGGCGCTGAAAAGTTTCGActttgaaacagtgaaaacgTTCCAGTTCCAAGTTGTGGCCTCAGATTCTGGAACTCCGTCCCTGAGCAGCAACGTCACAGTGAACGTGTTCATTCTGGATCAGAACGACAACGCTCCAGTCATCCTGTATCCAGTCAGCTCCAACGGCTCTGCTGAAGGTGTGGAGGAGATTCCCCGCAATGTGAACGCAGGACACTTGGTGACTAAAGTCAGAGCCTATGACGCTGATATAGGATATAATGGCTGGTTGCTCTTCTCACTGCAGGAAGTCACTGAGCACAATCTCTTTTCTTTGGACCGCTACACAGGACAGATCAGAACACTTCGCTCATTCACAGAGACAGATGAGGCTGAGCAGAAACTCATCATACTGGTCAAAGACAATGGCAATGTGTCCCTCTCTGCTACAGCTACTGTCATTGTCAAAGTTGTGGAGCCCAAAGAGGCTTTTGCTGCTTCTGATGTGAAAAGTGCAGcaaaggatgaggaggagagtaaTGTCACTTTTTATCTCATGATCACTTTGGCCTCAGTCTCAGCTcttttcatcatcagcatcatcgtGCTGATTGCAATGCAGTGCTCCAAATCCACTGACTATACCTCCAAATATCTACAAGAGACTAACTATGACGGCACACTGTGTCACAGCATCCAGTACAGATCTGGAGACAAACGCTACATGTTAGTGGGACCCAGAATGAGTATAGGATCCACCATAGTCCCGGGCAGCCATGCCAACACACTAGTGCTCCCTGACAGGAGGAGGGCATCCACAGAGGTAAGGCTTAAACATGTAGTAAAGGGTGGTTTACTGCACAGATTAATATGA